Proteins from one Mycobacterium sp. HUMS_12744610 genomic window:
- a CDS encoding alpha/beta hydrolase: MSGPTMHTHVHRTQVDDYLRDMLRELDAGFPRVETMTGAAAREAVAKRRMPVNNAGDVHSAVDHTVPGPAGKIPVRVYYPHGEPRTDRPAIVFCHGGGFVFCGIDSHDGFCRTLARGSQAVVVSVDYRLAPEHPAPAAALDAFAAFCWTAEHAGDLGIDAARIAVAGDSAGGNLAAVVPILCRERGVAPPAAQVLLYPVIDPSFDTDSYRRYAQGPFNTRAAMQWYWRQYLGGDGIVDPPYLVAPARAASHADLPPAVVVTAGEDPLHSEGCDYARRLHDAGVPVVHRDFPDMFHGFMTIPSLAASVLARDLVYADLRTLLDPASGS; the protein is encoded by the coding sequence ATGAGCGGGCCGACGATGCACACCCACGTTCACCGGACCCAGGTCGACGACTACCTGCGGGACATGTTGCGCGAGTTGGACGCCGGTTTCCCGCGCGTCGAGACCATGACGGGTGCGGCGGCGCGGGAGGCGGTGGCCAAACGCCGCATGCCCGTCAACAACGCGGGCGACGTGCACAGCGCCGTCGACCACACGGTTCCGGGTCCGGCGGGGAAGATCCCCGTGCGGGTCTATTACCCGCACGGCGAGCCGCGCACCGACCGGCCCGCGATCGTGTTCTGCCACGGTGGCGGATTCGTCTTCTGCGGCATCGACTCCCACGACGGCTTCTGCCGTACCCTGGCGCGCGGCAGCCAGGCCGTCGTCGTGTCGGTCGACTACCGGCTCGCCCCCGAACATCCCGCCCCGGCCGCCGCGCTGGACGCCTTCGCCGCCTTCTGCTGGACGGCGGAGCACGCTGGGGACCTCGGCATCGACGCGGCGCGCATCGCCGTCGCCGGCGACAGCGCCGGCGGCAACCTGGCGGCGGTCGTGCCCATCCTGTGTCGCGAACGTGGGGTGGCCCCGCCGGCCGCCCAGGTGTTGCTCTATCCGGTCATCGACCCGTCGTTCGACACCGACAGCTACCGCCGCTACGCCCAGGGTCCGTTCAACACCCGCGCCGCGATGCAGTGGTACTGGCGGCAGTACCTCGGCGGTGACGGGATCGTCGACCCGCCCTACCTCGTGGCCCCCGCCCGCGCAGCGTCGCACGCGGATCTGCCGCCCGCGGTCGTCGTCACCGCCGGGGAGGACCCGCTGCACAGCGAGGGCTGCGACTACGCCCGCCGGTTGCACGACGCGGGCGTGCCGGTCGTGCACCGCGACTTCCCCGACATGTTCCACGGCTTCATGACGATTCCGTCGCTGGCCGCGTCGGTGCTCGCGCGCGACCTGGTCTACGCCGACCTGCGCACGCTGCTCGACCCGGCGTCCGGGAGCTGA
- the fadD1 gene encoding fatty-acid--CoA ligase FadD1, which translates to MPETVQQLLRQRLHDDTRAVAHGDRTWTWREHLAEAEAEAAALIALADPTRPLHVGALLANSPEMLRAMAAAALGGYVLCGLNTTRRGAGLLADIRRSDCQMLLVDDEHLPLLDGLDLSGVRVLAVNGSGYAGAVAAAPPLVAHREVTATDTLMMIFTSGTSGNPKAVRFAHGMAIMCGASLIFQYDIAADDVCYLSMPLFHSNGVAAGWAVGVGCGATMVPVRFSPSRFLDDVRRYRVTYMNYVGKPLALILSTPERPDDADNTLRVAFGNEATDRDIDEFARRFGCRVIDSFGSSEFAVIVVREDGAPPGSIGKPYPGVGIYNPVTCKECAVAEFDENGALINFDDAVGELVNTTGAGPFTGYYNDSAATAERLRHGMYWSGDLAYRDADGWIYLAGRTADWMRVDGENLAAAPIERILSRIPEVSQVAVYAVPDERVGDQVMAALVLRAGTDLAPSDFEKFLTAQPDLSPKAWPRYVRINANLPVTATNKILKRELIAAGADAQGGVLWTRPARGTTFAPSSETPAATT; encoded by the coding sequence GTGCCGGAGACGGTCCAGCAACTGCTACGGCAACGCCTGCACGACGACACCCGCGCCGTCGCCCACGGCGACCGGACCTGGACCTGGCGGGAACACCTCGCCGAGGCCGAGGCCGAGGCGGCCGCCCTGATCGCGCTCGCCGACCCCACCCGTCCGCTGCACGTCGGCGCCCTGCTCGCCAACTCGCCGGAGATGCTGCGCGCGATGGCCGCGGCCGCGCTGGGCGGCTACGTCCTGTGCGGCCTCAACACCACCCGGCGCGGCGCCGGCCTGCTCGCCGACATCCGGCGCTCCGACTGCCAGATGCTGCTCGTCGACGACGAGCACCTGCCGCTGCTGGACGGCCTGGATCTGTCCGGCGTGCGGGTGCTGGCCGTGAACGGGTCCGGCTACGCCGGGGCGGTCGCGGCCGCGCCACCCCTGGTGGCCCACCGCGAGGTCACCGCGACCGACACGCTGATGATGATCTTCACCTCGGGCACCAGCGGAAATCCCAAGGCCGTTCGGTTCGCGCACGGGATGGCGATCATGTGCGGGGCGAGCCTGATCTTCCAGTACGACATCGCCGCCGACGACGTCTGCTACCTGTCGATGCCGCTGTTCCACTCCAACGGTGTCGCCGCCGGCTGGGCGGTCGGGGTCGGCTGCGGCGCCACCATGGTCCCGGTCCGGTTCTCGCCGTCGCGCTTCCTGGACGACGTGCGCCGCTACCGCGTGACCTACATGAACTACGTCGGCAAGCCGCTCGCCCTGATCCTGTCCACCCCGGAACGCCCCGACGACGCCGACAACACCCTGCGGGTGGCCTTCGGCAACGAGGCGACCGACCGCGACATCGACGAGTTCGCGCGGCGTTTCGGCTGCCGGGTGATCGACAGCTTCGGCTCCAGCGAGTTCGCGGTGATCGTCGTGCGCGAGGACGGCGCCCCGCCCGGCTCGATCGGCAAGCCGTATCCGGGGGTCGGCATCTACAACCCGGTGACGTGTAAGGAGTGCGCCGTCGCCGAATTCGACGAGAACGGGGCCCTGATCAATTTCGACGACGCGGTCGGCGAACTCGTCAACACCACGGGCGCCGGCCCGTTCACGGGGTACTACAACGATTCCGCCGCGACGGCCGAGCGCCTGCGGCACGGCATGTACTGGTCGGGCGATCTGGCCTACCGCGACGCCGACGGCTGGATCTACCTGGCGGGCCGCACCGCCGACTGGATGCGGGTCGACGGCGAGAACCTGGCCGCGGCGCCCATCGAGCGCATCCTGAGCCGGATTCCCGAAGTCAGCCAGGTCGCGGTCTATGCCGTGCCCGACGAGCGGGTCGGCGACCAGGTGATGGCCGCACTGGTCCTTCGTGCGGGAACCGATTTGGCACCAAGCGATTTCGAGAAGTTTCTGACCGCCCAGCCCGACCTGTCGCCGAAGGCGTGGCCACGCTACGTGCGCATCAACGCCAACCTGCCGGTGACGGCCACCAACAAGATCCTCAAACGCGAGTTGATCGCCGCCGGCGCCGATGCGCAGGGCGGGGTGCTGTGGACGCGGCCGGCGCGCGGGACCACCTTCGCCCCGTCTTCCGAAACGCCGGCGGCCACAACGTGA
- a CDS encoding molybdopterin-dependent oxidoreductase, translating to MWRALDDHPPPGARRLQRWRSPLRGRWLTSVFGATLLVTLPIVALTGLLSYIAYGPRFGQAIPGDVGWLKLPTFDWPTDPSWLYRLSQGLHVGLGLVVIPVVLAKLWSVIPRLFAWPPSRSIAQLLERVSLLMLVGGVLFEIVTGVLNIQCFGFSFYTAHYFGAWVFIAGFLVHVAIKAPRMWSSLRAMRLRDVLRTRREDTRAEPWEPDGLVAAEPGPVTISRRGALALVGGGALFMAVITAGQTLGGVTRHAALLLPRGRTRGDGPNDFEINRTALAAGISSARTGERWRLTLTGGARPVVLDRAALLALPQYTATLPIACVEGWSTVQTWTGVRLGDLARLAGVPAPESAHVSSLDSGPFGSATLQRNQVLDPDALLALRVNGVDLSADHGYPARIVVPALPGVHNTKWVTAIAFRAAPDA from the coding sequence CTGTGGCGTGCGCTCGACGACCATCCGCCGCCCGGCGCCCGGCGGCTGCAGCGGTGGCGCAGCCCGCTGCGCGGGCGGTGGCTGACATCGGTGTTCGGCGCGACGCTGCTGGTAACCCTGCCCATCGTCGCCCTCACGGGCCTGCTGTCCTACATCGCCTACGGGCCGCGATTCGGGCAGGCGATCCCGGGCGACGTCGGGTGGCTGAAGCTGCCGACGTTCGACTGGCCCACCGACCCGTCCTGGCTGTACCGGCTGAGCCAGGGACTGCACGTGGGACTCGGGCTCGTGGTGATCCCGGTGGTGCTGGCCAAGCTGTGGTCGGTGATACCCCGGCTCTTCGCGTGGCCGCCGTCGCGCTCGATCGCCCAACTGCTGGAACGGGTTTCGCTGCTGATGCTGGTCGGCGGCGTCCTGTTCGAAATCGTGACCGGCGTGCTGAACATCCAGTGCTTCGGGTTCAGCTTCTACACCGCGCACTATTTCGGCGCGTGGGTGTTCATCGCCGGGTTCCTCGTGCACGTCGCGATCAAGGCGCCCCGAATGTGGTCGAGCCTGCGCGCGATGCGACTGCGCGACGTGCTGCGCACCCGTCGGGAGGACACCCGGGCGGAGCCCTGGGAGCCCGACGGACTGGTCGCCGCCGAGCCGGGCCCCGTCACGATCAGCCGCCGCGGCGCACTGGCGCTGGTGGGCGGTGGGGCGCTGTTCATGGCCGTCATCACCGCGGGCCAGACCCTGGGCGGCGTCACCCGGCACGCCGCACTGCTGTTGCCCCGCGGGCGGACCCGCGGCGACGGGCCCAACGACTTCGAGATCAACCGGACCGCCCTGGCGGCCGGGATCTCCAGCGCCCGGACGGGGGAGCGCTGGCGGCTCACGCTGACCGGCGGCGCGCGGCCGGTCGTCCTGGATCGCGCCGCGCTGCTGGCGCTGCCTCAGTACACCGCGACACTGCCGATCGCCTGCGTGGAGGGCTGGTCGACGGTACAGACCTGGACCGGGGTGCGTCTGGGCGACCTGGCCCGCCTGGCCGGGGTGCCGGCACCGGAATCGGCGCACGTGTCCTCGCTGGACTCCGGCCCGTTCGGCAGCGCGACGCTGCAGCGCAACCAGGTGCTGGACCCCGACGCGCTGCTGGCGCTGCGCGTCAACGGCGTCGACCTGTCCGCGGACCACGGCTATCCCGCACGCATCGTCGTCCCCGCGCTGCCCGGCGTGCACAACACCAAATGGGTGACCGCGATCGCCTTCCGGGCGGCCCCAGATGCGTAG
- a CDS encoding class I adenylate-forming enzyme family protein, whose protein sequence is MSAGELEIMGSPAFAVDDSARFRAEGWWSDATLSDAVRRNAEGSPDRPAYIDHPGGALTWAEFDSVATALAGQLAAAGVTRGDRVAVWHGDSAAIHALFVAVERCGAVVVGIGARAGTREVAAILRGARPDIMVSDRARSGAAAEVCAGSGPTVLTLHGLRLDIDAPPAAPGDEARLGPDDVFLINSTSGTTGLPKCVVHTQNRWHYFHRKAVANGQLRPDDVFLPVIPMPFGFGIWTSHTTPIYLGATAVLLDRFTTTAACEAIERHKATVLCCVSTQLTMLMADPATRGHDLSSLRVVFTGGEALPYRPAAEFEDLTGATILQFYGSNETGILSATTFDDPRQRRLRTGGRIVPEMAVRLFDGDRDVTDTGRGQPACRGPATSLGYLGGTDHDKLFTRDGWMRMGDICEIDADGYLSVTGRTSDFILRGGKNISASQVEDAVATHPAIAVAAAVAMPDPVFGEKVCLYAELAASPGIDLPELAEFLLAQGVSKELLPERLIVVDELPRSSGGKIAKGLLREDIRARMEGDDEGC, encoded by the coding sequence ATGAGCGCCGGTGAGCTGGAAATAATGGGCTCGCCGGCGTTCGCCGTCGATGACTCGGCGCGGTTCCGCGCCGAGGGCTGGTGGTCCGATGCGACGCTGTCGGACGCGGTCCGCCGCAACGCCGAGGGCTCACCCGATCGTCCCGCCTACATCGACCATCCCGGTGGCGCGCTGACATGGGCCGAATTCGATTCCGTGGCAACAGCTCTGGCCGGTCAGTTGGCCGCGGCCGGTGTGACGCGCGGTGACCGGGTGGCGGTGTGGCACGGGGATTCGGCTGCCATCCACGCGTTGTTCGTCGCCGTCGAACGCTGCGGCGCCGTCGTGGTCGGCATCGGTGCGCGCGCCGGCACCCGTGAGGTTGCGGCGATCCTGCGCGGCGCCCGGCCCGACATCATGGTCAGCGATCGTGCGCGCAGCGGCGCCGCGGCCGAAGTCTGTGCCGGGTCCGGGCCGACTGTGCTCACCCTGCACGGCCTGCGCCTCGACATCGACGCCCCGCCCGCGGCCCCGGGCGACGAGGCCCGGCTCGGCCCCGACGACGTCTTTTTGATCAACTCCACCTCCGGGACCACCGGCCTGCCCAAGTGCGTGGTGCACACCCAGAACCGCTGGCACTACTTCCACCGCAAGGCCGTCGCCAACGGGCAGCTGCGCCCGGACGACGTGTTCCTGCCGGTCATTCCCATGCCGTTCGGGTTCGGGATCTGGACCAGCCACACCACCCCGATCTACCTCGGCGCCACCGCCGTCCTCCTCGACCGGTTCACCACCACGGCGGCATGCGAGGCGATAGAACGGCACAAGGCCACCGTGTTATGTTGTGTTAGCACACAATTGACCATGTTGATGGCGGATCCGGCCACCCGCGGGCACGACCTGAGTTCGCTGCGCGTGGTGTTCACCGGCGGCGAGGCGCTGCCGTACCGGCCCGCGGCCGAGTTCGAGGACCTCACCGGTGCCACGATCCTGCAGTTCTACGGCTCGAACGAGACCGGGATTCTCAGCGCCACCACGTTTGACGATCCGCGCCAGCGCCGGTTGCGCACCGGTGGGCGGATCGTCCCGGAGATGGCGGTCCGGCTCTTCGACGGGGACCGCGACGTCACCGACACGGGACGGGGCCAGCCCGCCTGCCGGGGTCCGGCGACCAGCCTCGGCTATCTCGGCGGCACCGACCACGACAAGCTGTTCACGCGCGACGGGTGGATGCGGATGGGCGACATCTGCGAGATCGACGCGGACGGCTATCTGAGCGTCACGGGGCGCACGTCGGATTTCATCCTGCGCGGTGGTAAGAACATCAGCGCCAGCCAGGTCGAGGACGCCGTCGCCACCCATCCCGCGATCGCGGTGGCCGCCGCGGTGGCGATGCCCGATCCGGTGTTCGGCGAGAAGGTCTGCCTCTACGCCGAACTCGCCGCTTCGCCGGGCATCGACCTGCCCGAGTTGGCCGAATTCCTCTTGGCGCAAGGAGTTTCCAAGGAACTGCTGCCCGAGCGGCTCATCGTGGTCGATGAGCTGCCCCGTTCGTCGGGAGGCAAAATAGCCAAAGGCCTGCTCCGCGAAGACATCCGCGCCAGAATGGAGGGCGATGATGAAGGGTGCTGA
- a CDS encoding class II aldolase/adducin family protein, with protein MKGADARRGGLEVWSPSVVPPIGVELSDEQALAVAFRHLAAIGFAENMAGHITWQLDGQTDMLVNPWGLWWAELTASDICAVDSDARVVRGRWDVTPAIHIHTELHRARQDARVVIHNHPYYVCVLAALGRLPELVHQTGSLFLGDLCLVDTYDGEIDSPARAAELATRIGDANLTILANHGVLATGRNLPEAVYRAASIERVCKLAYDVMLTGKEPVAMNLSDMAGMQRSLVERAADVYWAGAARMTIKADPDVLT; from the coding sequence ATGAAGGGTGCTGACGCCAGGCGGGGCGGCCTCGAAGTGTGGTCGCCCTCGGTGGTTCCCCCGATCGGGGTCGAACTGTCCGACGAGCAGGCGTTGGCGGTCGCGTTCCGGCACCTGGCCGCGATCGGGTTCGCCGAGAACATGGCCGGACACATCACCTGGCAGCTCGACGGCCAGACCGACATGCTCGTCAATCCGTGGGGGCTGTGGTGGGCCGAGCTCACCGCCTCCGACATCTGCGCCGTCGACAGCGACGCCCGGGTGGTCCGCGGGCGCTGGGACGTCACCCCGGCCATCCACATCCACACCGAACTGCACCGGGCCCGCCAGGACGCGCGGGTGGTGATCCACAACCATCCCTACTACGTGTGCGTGCTCGCCGCGCTGGGCAGGCTGCCCGAGTTGGTACATCAGACCGGCTCGCTGTTCCTCGGCGACCTGTGCCTGGTGGACACCTACGACGGCGAGATCGACAGCCCCGCCCGCGCCGCGGAACTGGCGACGCGCATCGGCGACGCCAACCTGACGATCCTGGCCAACCACGGCGTCCTCGCCACCGGCCGCAATCTGCCGGAGGCCGTCTACCGCGCGGCCTCGATCGAACGGGTGTGCAAGCTGGCCTACGACGTCATGCTCACCGGCAAAGAGCCCGTCGCCATGAACTTGTCCGACATGGCAGGCATGCAGCGCTCGCTCGTCGAACGTGCCGCCGACGTGTACTGGGCGGGCGCGGCGCGGATGACCATCAAGGCCGACCCGGATGTGCTGACGTGA
- a CDS encoding amidohydrolase family protein: protein MKSIDELAEDLNFTTAKTGDTRSVTFLPDPPRAPRRYTVISVDDHIVEPPDTFAGRVPRKFADRAPRVVDTDAGGQTWVYDGRQLPNVGFNAVVGRPVAEYGFEPVRFDEMRRGAWDIHERIADMDLNGIYASLNFPSFLPGFAGQRLQQVTTDRELALAAVRAWNDWHLEVWAGSYPERIIPCQLPWLLDPVVGAQMIYENAERGFPAVTFSENPAMLGLPSIHSGHWDPMMAACAETGTVVNLHIGSSGSSPSTTEDAPPDVAGVLFFAYAISAAVDWLYSGLPSRFPDLKICLSEGGIGWVAGLLDRLDHMLSYHAMYGTWQALGESLTPAEVFTRNFWFCAVEDKSSFVQRDRIGVDNIMLEADYPHCDSTWPHTQETVHGQIGDLPQDVIRKFTWENASRLYRHPVPVEVQRDPEAF, encoded by the coding sequence GTGAAATCGATCGACGAGCTGGCCGAAGACCTCAACTTCACGACCGCCAAGACGGGCGACACCCGGTCGGTCACCTTCCTGCCCGACCCGCCGCGGGCGCCGCGCCGCTACACCGTGATCTCGGTCGACGATCACATCGTCGAACCCCCCGATACCTTCGCCGGGCGGGTGCCGCGCAAGTTCGCCGACCGCGCGCCGAGGGTGGTCGACACCGACGCGGGCGGGCAAACATGGGTGTACGACGGCCGGCAGTTGCCCAACGTCGGCTTCAACGCCGTGGTCGGGCGGCCGGTGGCGGAGTACGGCTTCGAGCCGGTCCGTTTCGACGAGATGCGCAGGGGCGCCTGGGACATCCACGAGCGCATCGCGGACATGGACCTGAACGGCATCTACGCCTCGCTGAATTTTCCCTCGTTTCTGCCGGGCTTCGCCGGACAGCGGCTGCAGCAGGTGACCACGGACCGCGAGCTGGCCCTGGCCGCCGTCCGCGCCTGGAACGACTGGCACCTCGAGGTGTGGGCGGGGTCTTACCCCGAGCGAATCATCCCCTGTCAGCTGCCGTGGCTGCTGGACCCCGTGGTGGGCGCACAGATGATCTACGAGAACGCCGAGCGCGGTTTCCCCGCCGTCACCTTCAGCGAGAACCCGGCGATGCTGGGGCTGCCGAGTATCCACTCGGGGCACTGGGACCCGATGATGGCGGCGTGCGCCGAGACGGGCACCGTCGTCAATCTGCACATCGGGTCGTCGGGATCCTCGCCGTCGACCACCGAGGACGCGCCCCCGGATGTGGCCGGTGTGCTGTTCTTCGCCTATGCGATCTCGGCGGCGGTCGACTGGCTGTACTCCGGGCTGCCCAGCAGATTCCCCGACCTGAAGATCTGCCTGTCCGAGGGTGGGATCGGCTGGGTGGCCGGGCTGCTCGACCGTCTCGACCACATGCTCAGCTACCACGCGATGTACGGCACCTGGCAGGCGCTCGGTGAAAGCCTCACTCCGGCAGAGGTTTTCACTCGTAACTTCTGGTTCTGCGCGGTGGAGGACAAGTCGTCGTTCGTGCAGCGGGACCGCATCGGTGTCGACAACATCATGCTGGAGGCCGACTACCCGCACTGCGACTCGACCTGGCCGCACACCCAGGAGACCGTCCACGGGCAGATCGGCGATCTGCCGCAGGACGTGATTCGCAAGTTCACCTGGGAGAACGCGTCCCGGCTGTACCGGCACCCGGTGCCGGTCGAAGTGCAGCGCGATCCCGAGGCGTTCTGA
- a CDS encoding ArsR/SmtB family transcription factor, whose product MSAPLYQLKAELFKTLAHPARIRILELLAAQDRSVAELFPEVGLEASNLSQQLGVLRRAGVVSSRKEGSAVIYSMASPNIAELLMVARNVLAGVFSDRAAMLDDLQADQR is encoded by the coding sequence GTGTCGGCGCCGCTGTACCAACTCAAGGCCGAATTGTTCAAGACGCTCGCCCATCCGGCGCGAATCAGGATCCTCGAGCTGTTGGCAGCGCAAGATCGATCGGTCGCCGAGTTGTTTCCCGAGGTGGGTTTGGAGGCGTCGAACCTGTCGCAGCAGTTGGGAGTGTTGCGCCGCGCCGGGGTGGTGAGTTCTCGCAAGGAGGGGAGCGCCGTGATTTATTCGATGGCATCCCCGAACATCGCGGAATTGTTGATGGTCGCGCGAAATGTGCTGGCCGGGGTGTTCAGCGACCGGGCCGCGATGCTCGATGACCTACAAGCGGATCAACGGTAG